One Bubalus bubalis isolate 160015118507 breed Murrah chromosome 10, NDDB_SH_1, whole genome shotgun sequence genomic window carries:
- the SMPDL3A gene encoding acid sphingomyelinase-like phosphodiesterase 3a isoform X1 — protein sequence MARLGALVCCLLAAWHFRPGLGLPLAPAGTAPAVGQFWHVTDFHLDPTYHITGDHRKVCASSKGAEASDPGPFGDVMCDSPYRLIFSALDFIKNSGQKVSFMIWTGDSPPHVPVLELSTDKVINVIANITITIQHLFPNLQVFPALGNHDYWPQDQLPVVTSKVYNAVANLWKPWLTEDAITTLRKGGFYTQKVSNNPKLRIISLNTNLYYGPNSVTLNQTDPANQFEWLENTLNISQQNKEKVYIIAHVPVGYLPYARGIPAMRKYHNEKLIDIFRKYSDIIAGQFYGHTHRDSIMVLSDKKGKPVNSLLVAPAVTPVRSVLERLTNNPGVRLFQYDPHDYKLLDMVQYYLNLTDANLKGESNWKLEYNLTQAYDIQDLQPKSLYKLAKQFAIQESKQFIKYYKYFFVSYDSSVICQGKCKIFQICAIMNLDVISYTDCFRQYHMKHRL from the exons ATGGCGCGGCTGGGGGCGCTTGTCTGTTGCCTGCTAGCCGCCTGGCACTTCCGCCCCGGCCTCGGACTGCCTCTGGCTCCCGCTGGCACTGCTCCCGCGGTGG GACAGTTTTGGCACGTGACGGACTTCCACTTAGATCCTACTTACCACATCACAGGTGACCACAGAAAAGTGTGCGCTTCCTCCAAAGGTGCAGAAGCCTCAGATCCTGGTCCTTTTGGAGATGTAATGTGTGATTCTCCTTATCGCCTCATTTTTTCAGCacttgattttattaaaaattcaggaCAAAAAGTATCTTTTATGATATGGACAGG GGATAGCCCACCTCATGTTCCAGTGCTTGAACTCTCAACAGACAAAGTCATAAATGTGATTGCTAATATCACAATCACTATCCAGCATCTCTTTCCAAATCTCCAGGTTTTCCCTGCGTTGGGAAATCATGACTACTGGCCACAG GATCAACTGCCTGTAGTCACCAGCAAAGTGTACAATGCAGTAGCAAACCTCTGGAAACCATGGCTGACTGAAGACGCTATTACTACTTTAAGGAAAG gtGGCTTTTATACACAGAAAGTTTCAAATAATCCAAAACTTCGGATCATCAGTCTCAACACAAACTTATACTATGGCCCAAATTCCGTGACCCTAAATCAGACTGATCCAGCAAATCAATTTGAATGGCTAGAAAATACACTGAACATCTCTCAGCAAAATAAAGAGAAG GTGTACATCATAGCTCATGTTCCAGTGGGGTATCTGCCTTATGCAAGGGGCATCCCAGCAATGAGAAAATACCATAATGAGAAATTGAtagacatttttagaaaatacagtGACATCATTGCAGGACAATTTTATGGACATACTCACAGAGATAGTATTATGGTTCTTTCAGATAAAAAAG GAAAACCAGTAAATTCTTTGCTTGTGGCTCCTGCTGTTACTCCAGTGAGAAGTGTTTTAGAGAGACTGACCAACAATCCTGGTGTCAGACTATTTCAGTATGATCCTCATGATTATAAATTATTG GATATGGTGCAGTATTACTTGAACCTGACAGATGCTAATCTAAAGGGAGAATCCAATTGGAAGCTGGAGTATAACCTGACCCAGGCCTATGACATTCAAGATTTGCAGCCAAAAAGTTTGTATAAGTTAGCTAAACAATTTGCAATCCAAGAGAGTAAACAGTTCATAAAATACTACAAATACTTCTTTGTGAGTTACGACAGCAGTGTAATTTGTCAGGGAAAATGTAAGATCTTTCAGATTTGTGCAATTATGAATCTTGATGTTATTTCTTATACAGATTGCTTCAGACAATATCATATGAAGCACAGATTGTAA
- the FABP7 gene encoding fatty acid-binding protein, brain, whose translation MVEAFCATWKLTESQNFDEYMKALGVGFATRQVGNVTKPTVIISQEGDRVVIRTQSTFKNTEISFHLGEEFDETTADDRNCKSVVSLDGDKLVHVQKWDGKETNFVREIKDGKMIMTLTFGDVVAVRHYEKA comes from the exons ATGGTGGAGGCTTTCTGTGCTACCTGGAAGCTGACGGAGAGTCAGAACTTTGATGAGTACATGAAGGCGCTTG GTGTGGGCTTTGCCACTAGGCAGGTGGGCAATGTGACTAAGCCAACAGTGATCATCAGTCAGGAGGGGGACAGAGTGGTGATCAGGACTCAAAGCACATTCAAGAACACAGAGATTAGTTTCCATCTGGGAGAAGAGTTTGATGAAACCACTGCAGACGACAGAAACTGTAAG TCTGTTGTTAGCTTGGATGGAGACAAACTTGTTCATGTACAGAAATGGGATGGCAAAGAAACAAATTTTGTAAGAGAGATTAAGGATGGCAAAATGATCATG ACTCTTACTTTTGGCGATGTGGTTGCTGTTCGCCATTATGAGAAGGCGTAG
- the SMPDL3A gene encoding acid sphingomyelinase-like phosphodiesterase 3a isoform X2: MCDSPYRLIFSALDFIKNSGQKVSFMIWTGDSPPHVPVLELSTDKVINVIANITITIQHLFPNLQVFPALGNHDYWPQDQLPVVTSKVYNAVANLWKPWLTEDAITTLRKGGFYTQKVSNNPKLRIISLNTNLYYGPNSVTLNQTDPANQFEWLENTLNISQQNKEKVYIIAHVPVGYLPYARGIPAMRKYHNEKLIDIFRKYSDIIAGQFYGHTHRDSIMVLSDKKGKPVNSLLVAPAVTPVRSVLERLTNNPGVRLFQYDPHDYKLLDMVQYYLNLTDANLKGESNWKLEYNLTQAYDIQDLQPKSLYKLAKQFAIQESKQFIKYYKYFFVSYDSSVICQGKCKIFQICAIMNLDVISYTDCFRQYHMKHRL; this comes from the exons ATGTGTGATTCTCCTTATCGCCTCATTTTTTCAGCacttgattttattaaaaattcaggaCAAAAAGTATCTTTTATGATATGGACAGG GGATAGCCCACCTCATGTTCCAGTGCTTGAACTCTCAACAGACAAAGTCATAAATGTGATTGCTAATATCACAATCACTATCCAGCATCTCTTTCCAAATCTCCAGGTTTTCCCTGCGTTGGGAAATCATGACTACTGGCCACAG GATCAACTGCCTGTAGTCACCAGCAAAGTGTACAATGCAGTAGCAAACCTCTGGAAACCATGGCTGACTGAAGACGCTATTACTACTTTAAGGAAAG gtGGCTTTTATACACAGAAAGTTTCAAATAATCCAAAACTTCGGATCATCAGTCTCAACACAAACTTATACTATGGCCCAAATTCCGTGACCCTAAATCAGACTGATCCAGCAAATCAATTTGAATGGCTAGAAAATACACTGAACATCTCTCAGCAAAATAAAGAGAAG GTGTACATCATAGCTCATGTTCCAGTGGGGTATCTGCCTTATGCAAGGGGCATCCCAGCAATGAGAAAATACCATAATGAGAAATTGAtagacatttttagaaaatacagtGACATCATTGCAGGACAATTTTATGGACATACTCACAGAGATAGTATTATGGTTCTTTCAGATAAAAAAG GAAAACCAGTAAATTCTTTGCTTGTGGCTCCTGCTGTTACTCCAGTGAGAAGTGTTTTAGAGAGACTGACCAACAATCCTGGTGTCAGACTATTTCAGTATGATCCTCATGATTATAAATTATTG GATATGGTGCAGTATTACTTGAACCTGACAGATGCTAATCTAAAGGGAGAATCCAATTGGAAGCTGGAGTATAACCTGACCCAGGCCTATGACATTCAAGATTTGCAGCCAAAAAGTTTGTATAAGTTAGCTAAACAATTTGCAATCCAAGAGAGTAAACAGTTCATAAAATACTACAAATACTTCTTTGTGAGTTACGACAGCAGTGTAATTTGTCAGGGAAAATGTAAGATCTTTCAGATTTGTGCAATTATGAATCTTGATGTTATTTCTTATACAGATTGCTTCAGACAATATCATATGAAGCACAGATTGTAA